One Cellulomonas taurus genomic region harbors:
- a CDS encoding DUF1697 domain-containing protein: protein MDTDVPVVALLQAVNLGRYGTVPMPRLREVTAALGHRDVSTWLATGNLMLRPRPDFTGDRAALVAELTDHLRAELDLPLGMVVRTLPQLEAVIDANPYPQAAADRPSKLLVMFYDAPVTAGTPDLSAYGPESTTFHGEEGYIDYVDGIGRSRLTGAVLDRTAGAKGSGRNWNTVLAVTRKLRELGTVAG, encoded by the coding sequence GTGGACACCGACGTCCCCGTCGTCGCCCTGCTGCAGGCGGTCAACCTCGGTCGCTACGGCACGGTGCCGATGCCGCGGCTGCGCGAGGTCACCGCCGCGCTCGGGCACCGCGACGTCTCGACCTGGTTGGCGACCGGCAACCTGATGCTGCGTCCGCGACCGGACTTCACCGGGGACCGGGCCGCGCTGGTCGCCGAGCTCACCGACCACCTGCGGGCGGAGCTGGACCTGCCGCTCGGGATGGTGGTACGGACCCTGCCGCAGCTGGAGGCGGTGATCGACGCCAACCCGTATCCGCAGGCGGCGGCCGACCGCCCGTCCAAGCTGCTGGTGATGTTCTACGACGCACCGGTCACCGCCGGAACGCCGGATCTGAGCGCCTACGGCCCGGAGTCGACCACCTTCCACGGCGAGGAGGGCTACATCGACTACGTGGACGGGATCGGCAGGTCCCGGCTGACCGGCGCGGTGCTGGACCGCACCGCCGGTGCGAAGGGCTCCGGGCGGAACTGGAACACCGTGCTCGCGGTCACCCGCAAGCTGCGGGAGCTGGGTACCGTGGCCGGATGA
- a CDS encoding MarR family winged helix-turn-helix transcriptional regulator translates to MTGDKRLAAAAWEELFRAQVAIMRRLQRDPIWDRITMREYDVLFTLSGAADQRLRLRELAESSLLSQPSLSRMVERLAAAGWVRRDRAPEDGRGVLVTLTEEGAALQREVGRRHVEAIAHYVGGALDDAGLRTLQEVTGRLRHAQPSIPELRRAD, encoded by the coding sequence ATGACCGGCGACAAGCGGCTGGCGGCAGCGGCGTGGGAGGAGCTGTTCCGCGCCCAGGTCGCGATCATGCGCCGATTGCAGCGCGACCCGATCTGGGACCGGATCACGATGCGGGAGTACGACGTCCTGTTCACGCTCTCGGGTGCCGCCGACCAGCGGCTGCGGCTGCGCGAGCTCGCCGAGTCCAGTCTGCTCAGCCAGCCGAGCCTGAGCCGGATGGTGGAACGGCTCGCGGCGGCCGGGTGGGTGCGCCGGGACCGGGCGCCGGAGGACGGACGCGGTGTGCTGGTCACCCTGACCGAGGAGGGTGCCGCTCTGCAGCGCGAGGTCGGTCGGCGGCATGTCGAGGCGATCGCCCACTACGTCGGTGGTGCCCTGGACGACGCCGGTCTGCGGACGCTGCAGGAGGTGACCGGTCGGCTCCGGCACGCGCAGCCGTCGATCCCGGAGCTGCGCCGGGCGGACTGA
- a CDS encoding NYN domain-containing protein produces MTTTYVLVDGENIDATLGSSILNGRPTPEQRPRWERVLDFAERVWDQDTKGLFFLNATSGTMPMAFVQALLAIGFQPIPLSGEGKVVDIGIKRTLAALADRDGDVLLASHDGDFAPEMETLLEDEDRRVGLLAFREFTSSQLSHLVEDGLETFDLESDVKAFNVTLPRLRIIPLDEFDPLRFL; encoded by the coding sequence ATGACCACCACCTACGTCCTGGTCGACGGCGAGAACATCGACGCCACCCTCGGGTCGTCGATCCTCAACGGTCGACCCACCCCGGAGCAGCGACCCCGGTGGGAGCGGGTGCTGGACTTCGCGGAGCGGGTCTGGGACCAGGACACCAAGGGGTTGTTCTTCCTCAACGCCACCAGCGGCACGATGCCGATGGCCTTCGTCCAGGCCCTGCTCGCGATCGGGTTCCAGCCGATCCCGCTGTCCGGTGAGGGCAAGGTCGTGGACATCGGTATCAAGCGCACCCTGGCGGCGCTGGCCGACCGGGACGGCGACGTGCTGCTCGCCTCGCACGACGGCGACTTCGCGCCGGAGATGGAGACCCTGCTCGAGGACGAGGACCGGCGGGTCGGGCTGCTCGCGTTCCGGGAGTTCACCAGCAGCCAGCTGTCCCACCTGGTGGAGGACGGGCTGGAGACCTTCGACCTGGAGTCGGACGTCAAGGCGTTCAACGTGACGCTGCCCCGGCTGCGGATCATCCCGCTGGACGAGTTCGACCCGCTGCGGTTCCTGTAG
- a CDS encoding DsbA family protein produces the protein MSADQERCEAGPGGLPEAAVHPEGPARLILGAADAPVTVTEFGDLECPYCRQVEEPLRRLVAESDGGVRLVWRHFPLFQVHPHALIAALAVEAAAEQGLFWPMQRALFAQQNRLTEPDLRAVARTVGVDPESVTGAAAQRFADRVEADYVAGLDLGVAGTPTLFIDGEPYSGALTLPALRRALPA, from the coding sequence GTGAGCGCAGATCAGGAACGGTGCGAGGCGGGACCCGGCGGACTCCCGGAGGCGGCCGTGCACCCGGAGGGACCGGCCCGGTTGATCCTGGGCGCCGCCGATGCGCCGGTGACCGTCACCGAGTTCGGCGACCTCGAGTGCCCGTACTGCCGCCAGGTCGAGGAACCGCTGCGCCGCCTGGTCGCGGAGTCCGACGGGGGAGTGCGCCTGGTGTGGCGGCACTTCCCGCTGTTCCAGGTGCACCCGCACGCGCTGATCGCGGCGCTCGCGGTGGAGGCGGCTGCCGAGCAGGGACTGTTCTGGCCGATGCAGCGTGCCCTGTTCGCCCAGCAGAACCGCCTCACCGAGCCCGACCTGCGCGCGGTGGCCAGGACGGTCGGCGTGGACCCGGAGTCGGTGACCGGGGCCGCCGCGCAGCGGTTCGCCGATCGGGTCGAGGCCGATTACGTCGCGGGCCTGGACCTCGGCGTCGCGGGCACCCCCACCCTGTTCATCGACGGCGAGCCGTACAGCGGTGCCCTCACCCTGCCCGCCCTGCGCCGCGCCCTACCCGCCTAG
- a CDS encoding HIT family protein: MSTLFTRIIAGEIPGRFVWADDLCVAFGTIAPITDGHMLVVPRSEVPRFTDADDDLLAHLSRVAKRIGTAQQQAFDAPRAALLVAGFEVPHLHLHVLPAWGEGELSFANARQDVPGDQLDASAERVRTALRDAGHSAFVPAALGSASR, translated from the coding sequence ATGAGCACCCTGTTCACCCGCATCATCGCCGGCGAGATCCCGGGCCGGTTCGTCTGGGCGGACGACCTCTGCGTCGCCTTCGGCACGATCGCGCCGATCACCGACGGGCACATGCTGGTGGTGCCCCGCTCGGAGGTACCCCGGTTCACGGACGCCGACGACGACCTGCTCGCGCACCTGAGCCGGGTCGCCAAGCGGATCGGGACCGCCCAGCAGCAGGCATTCGACGCACCGCGGGCCGCGCTGCTGGTCGCCGGGTTCGAGGTGCCGCACCTGCACCTGCACGTGCTGCCCGCCTGGGGCGAGGGCGAGCTCAGCTTCGCCAACGCGCGCCAGGACGTGCCGGGCGATCAGCTGGACGCGTCGGCCGAGCGGGTGCGGACCGCACTGCGTGACGCCGGGCACTCGGCGTTCGTTCCGGCGGCTCTGGGGTCGGCGAGCCGCTGA
- a CDS encoding SDR family NAD(P)-dependent oxidoreductase, translating into MSNQPRTALVTGAGRGIGRGLARGLAAAGWELALVGRTAEHLDAVAAEIRAAHPDRTVLTLPADVTVADQVTAVVAAAEQGLGGIGLLVNNAGVIERQEVDLAADDVEDVWRVIEVNVRGPLLVTHAALPGMLARGAGHIVNINSGSGHRPSPVYTGYGISKGALARLTTMVHTQVADRGVRVLDVAPGVVVTDMTQAMPLHDGRAEWTPVEASVDLIDAFGSGRLDALSGRFVRAGTDTEESLLAHAERIVAADARTLRLAAWGDDDPVA; encoded by the coding sequence ATGAGCAACCAGCCGCGTACCGCACTCGTCACCGGCGCCGGACGGGGGATCGGCCGCGGCCTGGCCCGGGGACTGGCCGCCGCGGGGTGGGAGCTGGCCCTGGTGGGTCGCACCGCCGAGCACCTGGACGCGGTCGCCGCCGAGATCCGCGCCGCGCACCCCGACCGCACCGTGCTGACCCTGCCCGCCGACGTCACGGTCGCCGACCAGGTCACCGCCGTGGTGGCCGCCGCCGAGCAGGGCCTGGGCGGGATCGGTCTGCTGGTGAACAACGCCGGGGTGATCGAACGTCAGGAGGTCGACCTGGCAGCCGACGACGTCGAGGACGTGTGGCGGGTGATCGAGGTCAACGTCCGCGGTCCGCTGCTGGTCACCCACGCCGCGCTGCCGGGGATGCTCGCCCGCGGTGCCGGGCACATCGTCAACATCAACTCCGGCTCCGGTCACCGGCCCTCGCCGGTCTACACCGGCTACGGGATCAGCAAGGGCGCCCTGGCCCGGCTCACCACGATGGTGCACACCCAGGTCGCCGACCGGGGCGTGCGCGTGCTGGACGTCGCCCCCGGTGTCGTGGTCACCGACATGACCCAGGCGATGCCGCTGCACGACGGTCGCGCCGAGTGGACCCCGGTGGAGGCCAGCGTCGATCTGATCGACGCCTTCGGCTCCGGTCGCCTGGACGCGCTGTCCGGCCGGTTCGTGCGTGCGGGGACCGACACCGAGGAGTCGTTGCTCGCGCACGCGGAGCGGATCGTCGCGGCGGATGCGCGCACCCTGCGGCTGGCCGCCTGGGGCGATGACGACCCGGTGGCCTGA
- the nhaA gene encoding Na+/H+ antiporter NhaA, with product MNPSVRDFLATEAGSALALLAATVLALLWANSPWSAGYDALWSTSAGFHLGSWGLDLSLHHWVNDAAMAVFFCVVGLEINREVTSGELRDRRTIAVPALGALGGLAVPALIYLAFNGGGEAAHGWGVVMSTDTAFLVGVLALFGPACPDRLRLFLLTLAIVDDIGAITVMAVFYTDGVNWAALGIAAVLVAGLVALRWLGVWRLTPYALLGIALWFAVNASGVHATLAGVLVGLLLPSRSMAREHVEDVPQWADGLVAETTADREHLTELAARAAVPASERLQRLLHPWSAFVIVPVFGLANAGVRLDGDALRAAATSPVSIGVAVALVVGNTIGITGAATIAIRTGLGQLPGRVRWGHLLGGAVLAGIGFTISLFIAELAFEGAIQEQAKIGILAGSLIAAVLGSVLLRVLGNKLPLCSPEEDLPPRLPTGPWAVGSV from the coding sequence GTGAACCCCTCGGTGCGGGACTTCCTGGCCACCGAGGCCGGGTCGGCGCTGGCCCTGCTCGCGGCGACCGTGCTCGCCCTGCTGTGGGCGAACAGCCCGTGGTCGGCGGGCTACGACGCGCTGTGGTCCACCTCTGCCGGCTTCCACCTCGGGTCGTGGGGGCTGGACCTGAGCCTGCACCACTGGGTGAACGACGCCGCGATGGCGGTGTTCTTCTGCGTGGTCGGCCTGGAGATCAACCGTGAGGTGACCAGCGGGGAGCTGCGGGACCGGCGCACCATCGCGGTGCCCGCGCTCGGGGCGCTCGGCGGTCTGGCGGTTCCGGCGCTGATCTACCTGGCGTTCAACGGCGGCGGCGAGGCGGCACATGGCTGGGGGGTGGTGATGAGCACCGACACCGCGTTCCTGGTCGGCGTGCTCGCGCTGTTCGGACCCGCCTGCCCGGACCGGCTCCGGCTGTTCCTGCTCACGCTCGCGATCGTGGACGACATCGGGGCGATCACCGTGATGGCGGTGTTCTACACCGACGGGGTGAACTGGGCGGCGCTGGGGATCGCGGCGGTGCTGGTGGCCGGGCTGGTCGCGCTGCGCTGGCTCGGCGTGTGGCGGCTCACCCCGTACGCGCTGCTCGGGATCGCCCTGTGGTTCGCGGTGAACGCCTCCGGCGTGCACGCCACGCTGGCCGGGGTGCTGGTCGGCCTGCTGCTGCCGTCCCGGTCGATGGCCCGCGAGCACGTCGAGGACGTCCCGCAGTGGGCGGACGGGCTGGTCGCGGAGACCACCGCCGACCGTGAGCACCTGACCGAGCTGGCGGCGCGGGCCGCGGTCCCGGCGAGCGAGCGGCTGCAACGTCTGCTGCACCCGTGGAGCGCCTTCGTGATCGTCCCGGTCTTCGGCCTGGCGAACGCCGGGGTGCGACTGGACGGGGACGCACTCCGGGCGGCGGCGACCTCCCCGGTGAGCATCGGCGTGGCGGTCGCGCTGGTGGTCGGGAACACCATCGGGATCACCGGTGCCGCCACGATCGCGATCAGGACCGGGCTGGGTCAGTTGCCGGGCCGCGTGCGCTGGGGACACCTGCTGGGCGGAGCGGTGCTGGCCGGGATCGGCTTCACGATCTCGCTGTTCATCGCCGAGCTGGCATTCGAGGGGGCGATCCAGGAGCAGGCGAAGATCGGCATCCTCGCCGGGTCGCTGATCGCCGCGGTGCTGGGCAGCGTCCTGCTGCGGGTGCTGGGCAACAAGCTGCCGCTGTGCTCCCCGGAGGAGGACCTGCCGCCCCGGCTGCCCACCGGGCCGTGGGCGGTCGGCTCGGTCTAG
- a CDS encoding NAD-dependent epimerase/dehydratase family protein: MRVVVVGASGNVGTAVLRRLRGDESITSVRAVARRVPHTTPPPPYDVAEWWPVDIGATGPEDRTVEHLRRAFAGADAVVHLAWAIQPSHDRDRLRRVNVDGTRRVIEATVRAGVPHLAVISSVGAYSPVHDDIPRDESWVTDGFRTSDYSQDKAAQERLLDEAERRHPELRIARVRPALVFQRAAGSEIKGLFLGPFVPRQVLNGRLPVLPWPEGLRVQAIHADDLADGIREVVVRQATGAFNLAGTGVIRAADVAEVLSRANWREVPHAPVRRALWAAWHARLAPIGPGWFDMAAGAPLLDYSRAERELDFRPRWSSVQAMRDLLAGLFDGAGTASPPLKP, encoded by the coding sequence ATGAGGGTCGTGGTGGTGGGGGCCAGTGGCAACGTCGGCACCGCGGTGCTGCGCCGCCTGCGGGGCGACGAGTCGATCACCTCGGTGCGGGCGGTCGCGCGCCGGGTGCCGCACACGACCCCGCCACCGCCCTACGACGTGGCCGAGTGGTGGCCGGTCGACATCGGGGCGACCGGACCCGAGGACCGCACCGTGGAGCATCTGCGCCGGGCCTTCGCCGGGGCGGACGCCGTGGTGCACCTGGCCTGGGCGATCCAGCCCAGCCACGACCGGGACCGGTTGCGCCGGGTCAATGTCGACGGCACCCGCCGGGTGATCGAGGCCACCGTCCGCGCCGGGGTCCCGCATCTGGCGGTGATCTCCTCGGTGGGGGCGTACAGCCCGGTCCACGACGACATCCCGCGGGACGAGTCCTGGGTCACCGACGGCTTCCGCACCTCGGACTACAGCCAGGACAAGGCGGCGCAGGAGCGGCTGCTGGACGAGGCGGAGCGACGGCACCCGGAGCTGAGGATCGCCCGGGTTCGCCCGGCCCTGGTCTTCCAACGGGCAGCCGGATCGGAGATCAAGGGCCTGTTCCTCGGGCCCTTCGTGCCCCGGCAGGTCTTGAACGGCCGACTGCCGGTGCTCCCCTGGCCGGAGGGCCTGCGGGTCCAGGCCATCCACGCCGACGACCTGGCCGACGGGATCCGGGAAGTGGTGGTGCGGCAGGCGACCGGCGCGTTCAACCTGGCTGGAACCGGGGTGATCCGGGCCGCCGACGTCGCCGAGGTGCTCTCCCGCGCGAACTGGCGCGAGGTGCCGCACGCCCCGGTGCGTCGCGCGTTGTGGGCCGCGTGGCACGCCCGGCTCGCTCCGATCGGCCCGGGCTGGTTCGACATGGCGGCCGGCGCGCCGCTGCTCGACTACTCCCGGGCCGAACGCGAGCTCGACTTCCGCCCCCGGTGGTCCTCGGTGCAGGCGATGCGGGACCTGCTGGCCGGGCTGTTCGACGGCGCGGGCACCGCCAGTCCGCCGTTGAAGCCCTGA